A region of Vigna radiata var. radiata cultivar VC1973A chromosome 10, Vradiata_ver6, whole genome shotgun sequence DNA encodes the following proteins:
- the LOC106775858 gene encoding peptidyl-prolyl cis-trans isomerase FKBP12 — MGVEKQLLRPGTGPKPLPGQNVTVHCTGFGKNGDLTQKFWSTKDPGQTPFSFKIGQGSVIKGWDEGVIGMQIGEVARLRCTPDYAYGAGGFPAWGIQPNSVLEFEIEVLSVN; from the exons ATGGGAGTGGAGAAGCAATTGTTGAGGCCTGGCACCGGTCCCAAGCCACTTCCTGGTCAAAACGTCACCGTTCACTGCACTGGTTTCG GGAAGAACGGCGACCTCACTCAGAAATTTTGGAG CACAAAGGATCCCGGCCAAAcccctttctccttcaaaatCGGACAAGGCTCTGTCATCAAAG GATGGGATGAAGGTGTGATTGGCATGCAAATTGGTGAAGTTGCTCGTCTCCGG TGCACTCCTGATTATGCTTATGGTGCTGGTGGCTTTCCTGCTTGGGGAATACAGCCCAACTCTGTTCTGGAATTTGAAATCGAAGTCCTAAGTGTGAATTGA
- the LOC106775898 gene encoding transcription factor SAC51, giving the protein MVKAHRSWPYPQHVAWPSPYFNSPCTSAEPSSLVRSTYMNSSPCIFPAVSLFPGFTAPAIPDLKSEKTKEVQGFLQHPSLEPCLNGTHTGEAMQNASLQKKLLVFDHSGSKTRLLYSPVFPFVQSPIVTATQFTQVYDVNEETRTTNIGLKHWPVYTSPEETGKDRVDNEESEMHEDTEEINALLYSDDSYDDDDGDDDEVTSTGHSPLVTEKTCVTQEQFVDMKEEVVSTDWPNKRQKLIDGGFNRLPPLVESASSERLDKTCEYASDVESNYSSSGGVYATRQTKEKSTAADIQLKKDKIRRLVRVLENFIPGAKGKHPLLVIDGTIEYLESLMSQTGTLKYN; this is encoded by the coding sequence ATGGTTAAGGCTCATAGGTCTTGGCCTTACCCACAGCACGTGGCTTGGCCATCACCTTACTTTAATAGCCCTTGCACCTCAGCAGAGCCCAGTTCGCTGGTTCGCTCAACATACATGAACTCTAGCCCTTGCATCTTTCCTGCTGTCAGCTTATTTCCCGGGTTCACAGCTCCTGCTATCCCAGATTTGAAGAGTGAGAAGACCAAGGAAGTGCAAGGATTCCTTCAGCATCCCAGTTTGGAACCATGTCTGAATGGAACACATACTGGAGAGGCTATGCAAAATGCATCTTTGCAGAAGAAGTTGCTTGTGTTTGACCACTCTGGTAGTAAGACAAGGTTGCTTTATAGTCCTGTCTTCCCTTTTGTCCAGAGTCCAATTGTTACCGCTACCCAATTTACTCAAGTTTATGATGTAAACGAAGAAACACGAACAACTAATATAGGTCTAAAGCATTGGCCAGTGTACACTTCACCAGAAGAGACTGGTAAGGATCGTGTAGATAATGAAGAAAGTGAAATGCATGAAGACACAGAAGAAATCAATGCATTGCTTTATTCTGATGATtcttatgatgatgatgatggtgatgatgatgaggtAACTAGTACAGGTCATTCTCCGTTGGTTACTGAAAAAACTTGTGTGACTCAAGAACAGTTTGTGGATATGAAGGAGGAAGTTGTTAGCACTGATTGGCCAAACAAAAGGCAGAAGTTAATTGATGGTGGATTCAATAGATTACCACCACTTGTGGAGAGTGCTAGTTCCGAAAGGCTAGATAAAACGTGTGAGTATGCCAGTGATGTTGAATCAAACTATTCTAGTAGTGGTGGGGTGTATGCTACAAGGCAAACTAAAGAGAAATCAACAGCTGCTGATattcaattgaaaaaggatAAAATCCGTAGACTGGTGAGAGTTCTTGAGAACTTTATTCCAGGAGCAAAAGGAAAGCACCCCCTATTAGTCATCGATGGTACAATTGAGTACTTGGAATCTCTGATGTCCCAAACTGGTACACTGAAATATAACTAA